A portion of the Vibrio coralliirubri genome contains these proteins:
- a CDS encoding IS3 family transposase (programmed frameshift) has protein sequence MKVKSQRQYTDEFKREAVQRSLDSSDTVKSVALSLGISPVLLSKWRCQMTSKKTNSLPIPNHGPEKSFAQLEKEIRQLKKKLEMAELENDFLKEGEGFLRQPKRIRFEYILKKASVKLPVIRLCQWLGVSKAGYYKWLTRKPSKRETDNESLSHYLRRESKAQYCIPGYRKLWEAAVANGFICNKKRVQRLLQNMGYRSCASKKRYGRAPRQNTLIPAYNILARQFKVDKPDRVWVSDITQVRCTDGWQYLCVVLDLFSRKVIGWSTSRINNAKLVLRSLNKAWKQRQPLGHELLFHSDQGIQYRALETIRWHRKRKIKVSMSRKGNCWDNACSESFFAQYKKEWMNNLDQLSRQEMTMQSRIYIDTYYNPVRRHGTLGGVSPMDFELIN, from the exons ATGAAAGTAAAATCACAAAGACAATATACAGACGAATTTAAACGAGAAGCTGTTCAGCGATCTCTCGATTCTTCTGATACCGTTAAGTCAGTAGCACTATCCTTAGGAATATCGCCGGTGCTACTTTCTAAATGGAGATGCCAAATGACATCGAAAAAGACTAACTCCCTCCCAATACCTAACCACGGCCCCGAAAAATCCTTTGCACAACTGGAGAAAGAGATCCGTCAATTGAAAAAGAAGCTTGAGATGGCAGAGCTGGAGAATGATTTCTTAAAGGAAG GCGAAGGCTTTCTTCGACAGCCAAAAAGAATAAGGTTCGAGTATATCCTTAAGAAGGCCAGTGTGAAGCTTCCTGTCATACGACTATGCCAATGGTTGGGTGTTTCTAAAGCGGGTTATTACAAGTGGCTAACAAGGAAACCATCGAAGCGAGAGACAGACAATGAGTCTTTAAGTCACTACTTGAGGAGAGAAAGCAAAGCTCAGTATTGTATTCCAGGCTATCGAAAGCTTTGGGAAGCAGCGGTCGCTAACGGCTTTATTTGTAATAAAAAGCGAGTACAGAGGCTTCTGCAGAATATGGGCTATCGCTCTTGCGCGAGCAAGAAGCGATATGGACGAGCACCAAGACAAAATACGCTTATACCTGCCTATAACATTCTTGCCCGTCAATTTAAGGTGGATAAACCCGATCGAGTTTGGGTGTCAGATATAACTCAGGTGCGCTGTACTGATGGTTGGCAATACCTGTGCGTCGTCTTAGATTTGTTTTCACGCAAAGTGATTGGTTGGTCGACAAGTCGCATTAATAACGCAAAGTTAGTGCTAAGAAGCCTGAATAAGGCTTGGAAACAAAGGCAGCCCTTAGGTCACGAGCTTTTGTTTCACTCCGATCAAGGTATACAGTATCGAGCGTTGGAGACGATCCGTTGGCACCGTAAACGAAAGATTAAAGTCAGCATGTCGAGAAAAGGAAACTGTTGGGACAACGCTTGTTCCGAAAGCTTCTTTGCGCAATATAAGAAAGAGTGGATGAACAACTTAGATCAGCTTTCACGACAAGAAATGACGATGCAGAGTCGAATTTATATCGATACCTATTATAATCCAGTAAGAAGACATGGGACTCTAGGTGGAGTGAGTCCCATGGACTTTGAACTAATCAACTAA
- a CDS encoding NCS2 family permease — protein sequence MSTDSTLKAQNTSGSLDSMFKITERKTTIGTELYAGFITFLAMSYILAVNPAILGDIPGMDKGAVFTATALSAAIATLIMGIWGNYPVMLAPGMSMNGFFKGLLLSGSVAVLWNEALFGIFLSGILYLAFSLTNIRKSMIESIPEDLKLAITVSLGLFIAFLGLKNAGIIVSNPFVLVGLGDISDPKVIIAYVSIFIALGCMVRDIKLATFISFVSAIVLTILADVFMGTSNAPIPEQFIAMPPSMAGSFGAIFDFSAFTPEKMFDLLFIVLIFLIVDFFDGLSTIVGVGRDAGIIDKDGKVPNAKSALVADAGGTVIGSILGTTSITAFSESGIASSQGAKTGLAAVMVAGLFLISLFLYPIFSIFSAAMVAPAMVVVGIYMVGRLGQINWEKKESRIAAFFTIMFTVLSFSPANGMAMGFISYAFTMVVAGKRKEVHPLIYGLCVVFLTYLILL from the coding sequence GTGAGTACCGATTCCACCCTGAAAGCCCAGAACACCTCTGGCTCGCTTGATTCGATGTTTAAAATCACTGAAAGAAAAACCACGATTGGCACTGAGCTGTACGCGGGTTTCATTACTTTCTTGGCGATGAGTTACATTCTGGCGGTTAACCCAGCAATTTTGGGTGATATTCCAGGCATGGACAAAGGTGCCGTGTTTACTGCAACAGCTCTGTCTGCGGCTATCGCAACCCTAATCATGGGCATTTGGGGCAACTACCCAGTGATGCTTGCGCCGGGCATGAGCATGAACGGCTTCTTCAAAGGCTTACTATTAAGTGGTTCAGTCGCAGTACTTTGGAATGAGGCGCTGTTCGGCATCTTCCTGTCAGGTATCCTGTACCTCGCGTTCTCGTTAACTAATATTCGTAAATCGATGATTGAATCGATTCCTGAAGATTTGAAGTTGGCGATTACCGTGTCTCTCGGACTGTTCATTGCTTTCTTAGGTCTTAAGAATGCGGGCATCATCGTTTCTAACCCATTCGTATTGGTTGGCTTAGGCGACATTTCCGATCCAAAAGTGATCATCGCTTACGTGAGCATCTTCATCGCGCTGGGTTGTATGGTTCGTGACATCAAGCTAGCAACGTTCATCTCGTTCGTTTCTGCTATCGTGTTGACGATTCTTGCTGACGTCTTCATGGGCACTTCAAATGCACCAATTCCAGAACAGTTCATTGCTATGCCGCCAAGCATGGCTGGTAGCTTCGGCGCTATCTTTGATTTCTCTGCTTTCACGCCAGAGAAAATGTTCGACCTACTGTTCATCGTACTTATCTTCCTGATTGTCGATTTCTTTGATGGCTTGAGCACGATTGTTGGCGTTGGCCGTGATGCGGGTATCATCGATAAAGACGGTAAGGTGCCAAACGCGAAATCGGCTCTAGTAGCAGATGCGGGCGGTACGGTGATTGGTTCAATTCTTGGTACCACATCGATCACTGCTTTCTCTGAGTCTGGCATTGCGTCTTCTCAAGGTGCAAAAACGGGCTTAGCGGCGGTGATGGTTGCTGGTCTGTTCCTAATCTCGCTATTCCTATACCCAATCTTCTCTATCTTCTCGGCTGCAATGGTTGCACCGGCGATGGTAGTGGTTGGCATCTACATGGTAGGTCGTCTTGGTCAGATCAACTGGGAAAAGAAAGAGTCACGCATTGCAGCCTTCTTTACCATCATGTTCACAGTGCTAAGCTTCTCTCCAGCGAACGGTATGGCGATGGGCTTCATCAGCTACGCATTCACAATGGTTGTGGCAGGTAAGCGCAAAGAAGTACACCCGCTTATCTACGGACTGTGTGTGGTGTTCTTAACTTACCTGATTCTACTTTAA
- a CDS encoding phosphate-starvation-inducible protein PsiE yields MPSNLPKSFSKPFLKVFHIMEAVLLVAITLATLFAMVEEFMHVFAERRVQLTDILLMFIYLEVLAMVQQFVMNGKIPVRYPIYIAMMAIARYITLGMKELDAVLIVWLSLAAFILAAATLLIRVGHHYWPYVDLRTKQPDE; encoded by the coding sequence ATGCCTTCTAACTTACCTAAATCTTTTAGTAAGCCGTTTTTAAAAGTGTTCCACATTATGGAAGCGGTATTACTGGTGGCGATCACGCTCGCGACCTTGTTTGCTATGGTCGAAGAGTTCATGCATGTCTTCGCTGAACGCCGAGTGCAATTGACCGACATTCTGCTGATGTTTATCTATTTAGAAGTGTTGGCGATGGTTCAGCAGTTTGTTATGAACGGTAAGATCCCTGTGCGATACCCAATCTATATCGCGATGATGGCGATTGCTCGTTACATCACTTTGGGCATGAAAGAACTCGATGCGGTATTGATCGTTTGGTTATCTTTAGCAGCATTTATCTTGGCCGCGGCGACATTGTTGATTCGTGTTGGACATCATTATTGGCCATATGTAGACCTTAGAACCAAGCAGCCAGATGAGTAA
- the rph gene encoding ribonuclease PH produces the protein MRPNDRAVDQIRPIKITRNYTAYAEGSVLVEFGNTKVLCNATVEENVPRWLKGQGKGWVTAEYGMLPRATHTRNRREAASGKQGGRTMEIQRLIARSLRAVVDLKVMGEIMITVDCDVIQADGGTRTASISGASVAMADAINSLLASGKLKKNPMKGHVAAVSVGIVGAQALCDLEYVEDSAADTDMNVVMTEDGKMIEIQGTAEGEPFSHEELMQLLALANKGIADIVEAQKSALAE, from the coding sequence ATGCGTCCAAATGACCGCGCTGTAGATCAAATTCGTCCAATTAAAATTACTCGTAACTACACAGCTTATGCTGAAGGTTCTGTATTAGTTGAGTTCGGCAACACTAAAGTTCTATGTAATGCGACGGTAGAAGAAAACGTACCGCGTTGGTTAAAAGGCCAAGGAAAGGGTTGGGTAACCGCTGAATATGGCATGCTGCCACGTGCAACGCACACTCGTAACCGTCGTGAAGCGGCGAGCGGCAAGCAAGGTGGTCGTACGATGGAAATCCAACGTCTGATCGCTCGTAGCCTACGTGCTGTTGTTGACCTGAAAGTAATGGGTGAAATCATGATCACTGTCGATTGTGATGTTATCCAAGCAGACGGCGGTACTCGTACTGCGTCTATCTCAGGTGCAAGCGTTGCAATGGCTGATGCTATCAACAGCCTACTAGCAAGCGGCAAACTGAAAAAGAACCCAATGAAAGGCCACGTAGCGGCAGTTTCAGTGGGCATCGTTGGTGCACAAGCACTGTGTGACCTTGAGTACGTTGAAGACTCAGCAGCCGACACCGATATGAACGTTGTAATGACGGAAGACGGTAAGATGATTGAGATTCAAGGCACCGCAGAAGGCGAACCGTTCAGCCACGAAGAGCTGATGCAGCTTTTAGCCCTGGCGAATAAGGGTATTGCTGATATTGTTGAAGCGCAGAAGTCGGCGTTAGCAGAATAG
- a CDS encoding YicC/YloC family endoribonuclease, whose amino-acid sequence MIYSMTAYARKEVKGDWGTAVWEIRSVNQRYLETYFRMPEQFRGLEPILRERFRKRLARGKVECNLRFEANPAAKGELSINEGLAKQVINAANQVMTMTGEESRLNPFQVMNWPGVMETPEQDMDAINKDLLDAFNDAIAEFIDARAREGENMKALIVQRLDAITEEVVKVRARMPEILEWQRERLLTKFEDAKIELEGSRVEQELILLAQKSDVAEELDRLDSHVKEANAVLKKGGACGRKLDFMMQEFNRESNTLASKSISTDITASGVELKVLIEQMREQIQNIE is encoded by the coding sequence ATGATTTATAGTATGACCGCGTACGCACGCAAAGAAGTAAAAGGCGATTGGGGCACGGCAGTATGGGAAATCCGTAGTGTAAACCAACGCTACCTAGAAACTTACTTCCGTATGCCTGAACAGTTCCGTGGTTTAGAGCCAATCTTGCGTGAGCGTTTTCGTAAACGTCTTGCACGCGGTAAGGTTGAATGTAACCTACGCTTTGAAGCAAACCCTGCTGCAAAGGGCGAACTAAGCATTAACGAAGGTTTGGCTAAGCAAGTAATCAATGCGGCAAACCAAGTAATGACGATGACAGGTGAAGAGAGCCGTTTGAACCCATTCCAAGTCATGAACTGGCCTGGTGTGATGGAAACACCAGAGCAAGACATGGATGCTATCAACAAAGACCTGCTAGACGCATTCAACGATGCTATCGCAGAGTTCATTGATGCTCGTGCTCGTGAAGGTGAGAACATGAAGGCGCTAATCGTACAGCGCTTAGATGCTATCACTGAAGAAGTTGTGAAAGTTCGTGCGCGTATGCCTGAAATCCTAGAGTGGCAACGCGAGCGTCTTCTTACCAAATTTGAAGATGCGAAAATCGAACTTGAAGGTTCTCGTGTTGAGCAAGAGCTTATCCTACTGGCGCAGAAGTCAGACGTAGCAGAAGAGCTAGACCGTCTAGACTCTCACGTGAAAGAAGCGAATGCAGTACTGAAGAAAGGTGGCGCTTGTGGCCGTAAGCTAGACTTCATGATGCAAGAGTTCAACCGTGAGTCAAACACGCTAGCGTCTAAGTCTATCAGCACAGACATCACGGCATCAGGCGTAGAGCTTAAGGTTCTTATCGAACAGATGCGTGAGCAGATCCAGAACATTGAATAA
- a CDS encoding Kdo(2)-lipid IV(A) acyltransferase, producing the protein MTTKTSPTNSTAQHVITKPPFTLALLHPKYWGVWFGFGLLALIVNVLPYRILLMLGRSLGSLGARYGKKRVAVATRNLELAFPDKPADEVAAMVSENFKNTGMALIETGITWFWPTWRFKRILVDKDTQALRTHKANGKGVLLCCVHALNLEITARAMAVLGISGLGVYRPHNNPAYEFIQYRGRTQNGNRLIHRKDVKRMIRILRQGEILFYLPDHDYGRNKSVFVPFFAVEDACTTTGTSILAYTSRCALVPGSGFRNADGKYEIMADESIEDNYPQKDEKAAAAYMNSYLEKIILRAPEQWMWLHKRFKTMEDPEAERGIRYK; encoded by the coding sequence ATGACGACGAAAACTTCTCCGACAAACAGCACTGCACAACACGTTATTACTAAGCCACCCTTTACTCTGGCGTTACTCCACCCTAAATACTGGGGAGTGTGGTTCGGCTTTGGACTATTGGCGCTTATCGTTAATGTTCTCCCTTACCGTATATTATTAATGCTAGGTCGTTCATTGGGTTCTCTTGGGGCTCGCTATGGCAAAAAGCGCGTAGCGGTAGCAACACGTAACCTAGAGCTTGCCTTCCCAGATAAGCCCGCAGATGAAGTCGCGGCAATGGTCAGTGAGAACTTTAAGAACACCGGTATGGCACTCATCGAAACGGGCATTACTTGGTTCTGGCCAACGTGGCGTTTCAAGCGAATCCTAGTAGATAAAGACACCCAAGCACTGCGTACACACAAAGCCAACGGCAAAGGTGTTCTTCTATGCTGTGTGCATGCCTTAAATCTAGAGATCACTGCGCGAGCAATGGCTGTTCTCGGAATTTCAGGTTTAGGTGTTTATCGCCCGCACAACAATCCGGCTTACGAGTTCATTCAATACCGAGGTCGTACTCAGAACGGCAATCGCCTGATTCACCGTAAAGACGTGAAGCGTATGATTCGAATCCTGCGTCAGGGTGAGATCCTTTTCTACCTGCCGGATCATGATTACGGTCGTAACAAGTCTGTGTTTGTGCCTTTCTTCGCAGTAGAGGATGCATGTACCACAACAGGCACCAGTATTCTGGCTTACACAAGCCGATGTGCACTTGTTCCGGGGTCTGGTTTTAGAAATGCCGATGGCAAGTATGAGATCATGGCCGATGAATCGATCGAAGATAACTATCCGCAAAAAGATGAGAAAGCGGCCGCTGCCTACATGAACAGCTACCTAGAGAAGATTATCTTAAGAGCACCAGAACAGTGGATGTGGCTGCACAAGCGCTTTAAGACCATGGAAGACCCAGAAGCAGAACGCGGCATTCGTTATAAATAA
- the spoT gene encoding bifunctional GTP diphosphokinase/guanosine-3',5'-bis pyrophosphate 3'-pyrophosphohydrolase, whose amino-acid sequence MYLFDSLKDVAQEYLTEPQIEALRQSYVVARDAHEGQTRSSGEPYIIHPVAVSRILAEMRLDIETLQAALLHDVIEDCDVTKEDLEEKFGNTVAELVDGVSKLDKLKFRDRKEAQAENFRKMVLAMVQDIRVILIKLADRTHNMRTLGALRPDKKRRIARETLEIYSPLAHRLGIHNIKTELEELGFEALYPNRYRVLKNVVKAARGNRKEMIQRIHSEIEGRLEEVGLPARVLGREKNLFSIYNKMKTKEQRFHTIMDIYAFRVVVDTPDTCYRVLGQAHSLYKPRPGRMKDYIAVPKANGYQSLHTSMIGPHGVPVEVQIRTEDMDQMADKGVAAHWSYKGNGSRSSNGTTAQVKAQRWMQSLLELQQSAGNSFEFIENVKSDLFPDEIFVFTPKGRIVELPAGATAVDFAYAVHTDVGNMCVGARVDMNPYPLSKSLKNGQTIEIISAPGARPNAAWLNYVVTSRARTKIRQVLKTMRREESITLGRRLLNHALGEHSIADIGQENLEHVLSDLRLESVEDLLASIGLGELMSIVIARRLLGDADELTEVENNSDTPRKKLPIRGAEGLLLTFANCCHPIPDDHIIAHVSPGRGLVVHRETCPNVRGYQKEPDKYMAVEWSDDYDQEFTAELQVDLQNHQGALAELTNVISKTGSNIHGISTEERDGRLYTVTILLTTKDRVHLASIMKKLRVMPHALKVRRRKN is encoded by the coding sequence TTGTATCTATTCGATAGCCTCAAAGACGTTGCCCAAGAATACCTAACAGAGCCTCAAATTGAGGCTCTGCGTCAATCTTATGTGGTAGCGAGAGACGCCCATGAAGGGCAAACCCGCTCAAGCGGTGAACCATACATTATCCACCCTGTAGCTGTTTCAAGAATCCTGGCAGAAATGCGTCTGGATATCGAAACCCTGCAAGCTGCTCTGCTTCATGATGTCATCGAAGACTGTGATGTCACTAAAGAAGATCTAGAGGAAAAATTTGGCAATACCGTTGCTGAATTGGTTGATGGTGTATCTAAGCTGGATAAGCTTAAATTTCGTGATCGCAAAGAAGCGCAAGCAGAGAACTTCCGCAAGATGGTTCTCGCCATGGTGCAAGACATCCGCGTTATCTTGATCAAATTAGCTGACCGTACTCACAACATGCGCACGCTTGGGGCACTTCGTCCTGACAAAAAGCGTCGTATTGCTCGTGAAACCCTAGAGATTTATTCTCCACTAGCTCACCGTCTTGGTATTCATAACATCAAGACCGAACTAGAAGAGTTGGGCTTTGAAGCCCTCTATCCTAACCGTTATCGCGTACTTAAAAACGTAGTGAAAGCTGCACGTGGTAACCGTAAAGAAATGATCCAACGTATCCATAGCGAAATTGAAGGCCGCCTTGAAGAGGTCGGTTTGCCTGCTCGCGTACTTGGTCGTGAAAAGAACCTGTTCTCCATCTACAACAAAATGAAAACCAAAGAGCAGCGCTTCCACACCATTATGGACATCTACGCTTTCCGCGTGGTGGTTGATACCCCAGATACTTGTTATCGCGTACTTGGTCAGGCTCACAGCCTGTACAAACCTCGTCCTGGCCGCATGAAAGATTACATTGCGGTACCAAAAGCCAACGGCTACCAATCTCTGCACACGTCAATGATCGGGCCTCACGGGGTGCCAGTTGAGGTTCAGATCCGTACTGAAGATATGGATCAAATGGCAGACAAAGGTGTCGCGGCGCACTGGTCTTACAAAGGCAACGGCTCACGCAGCAGTAATGGCACAACCGCACAGGTTAAAGCACAACGTTGGATGCAGAGCTTACTTGAGCTGCAACAAAGCGCGGGTAACTCATTCGAATTCATTGAAAACGTTAAGTCTGATCTGTTCCCAGATGAGATCTTCGTGTTCACGCCGAAAGGTCGCATTGTCGAACTTCCTGCAGGCGCAACAGCGGTCGATTTTGCTTACGCGGTGCATACCGACGTCGGCAACATGTGTGTAGGTGCTCGTGTAGACATGAACCCTTACCCACTCAGCAAATCGCTGAAGAACGGTCAAACGATTGAGATCATCAGTGCTCCGGGCGCACGTCCTAATGCAGCATGGCTCAACTACGTGGTGACCTCACGCGCACGTACTAAGATCCGTCAGGTTCTGAAAACCATGCGTCGTGAAGAGTCGATTACACTAGGTCGCCGTCTACTGAATCATGCACTTGGCGAACACTCGATTGCCGATATCGGCCAAGAGAATCTAGAACATGTATTGTCTGACTTACGTCTAGAAAGCGTTGAAGACTTACTGGCGTCGATTGGTCTCGGCGAGCTGATGAGTATCGTAATTGCTCGTCGCCTGCTTGGTGATGCTGACGAACTGACTGAAGTAGAAAACAACAGTGACACACCGAGGAAGAAACTTCCGATCCGTGGTGCTGAAGGTCTACTACTGACGTTCGCTAACTGTTGTCACCCAATTCCAGATGATCACATCATTGCCCATGTATCTCCAGGTCGTGGCCTTGTGGTTCACCGTGAAACGTGTCCAAACGTTCGTGGTTACCAGAAAGAACCAGACAAATACATGGCGGTTGAATGGTCTGACGATTACGACCAAGAGTTCACAGCTGAGCTTCAGGTTGATCTGCAGAACCACCAAGGTGCACTGGCTGAGCTAACTAACGTTATCTCGAAAACAGGTTCTAACATTCACGGTATTTCAACCGAAGAACGTGATGGCCGCCTGTACACAGTGACAATCTTGCTGACCACCAAAGATCGTGTTCACCTTGCGAGCATTATGAAGAAGCTACGTGTGATGCCACACGCGCTCAAAGTAAGACGTCGTAAGAACTAG
- the slmA gene encoding nucleoid occlusion factor SlmA — translation MAGTRKSNRREEILQALAQMLESTEGASRITTVKLAKQVGVSEAALYRHFPSKARMFEGLIEFIEEALMSRINRILDEEKDTLERIRLVLQLILVFSERNPGLTRILSGHALMFENERLRDRINQLFERIETQLRQILRERKLREGKSFPVDEKILAAQLLGQVEGSLNRFVRSDFKYQPTENFDAYWALLSAQIK, via the coding sequence ATGGCTGGTACTCGAAAATCAAACCGTCGTGAAGAAATCCTACAAGCTCTCGCACAAATGTTGGAATCGACCGAAGGTGCTTCTCGTATCACAACGGTAAAGTTGGCCAAGCAAGTTGGTGTTTCTGAAGCTGCGTTATACCGCCACTTCCCAAGCAAAGCCCGCATGTTTGAAGGCCTGATCGAGTTCATTGAAGAAGCGTTGATGTCTCGAATCAACCGTATTCTGGATGAAGAGAAAGACACGCTAGAGCGCATACGCCTAGTACTACAACTTATCTTAGTTTTCTCAGAACGTAACCCAGGCCTGACTCGAATTTTATCTGGTCATGCTCTAATGTTTGAAAATGAACGCCTGCGTGATCGCATCAACCAACTTTTCGAACGCATTGAGACGCAACTTCGCCAGATCCTGCGTGAAAGAAAGCTTCGTGAAGGGAAATCATTCCCGGTTGATGAAAAAATCTTAGCCGCTCAACTGCTCGGTCAAGTTGAAGGCAGCTTGAATCGATTTGTTCGCTCAGACTTCAAATATCAACCGACAGAAAACTTTGATGCTTATTGGGCTCTGCTAAGCGCTCAGATTAAGTAG
- the pyrE gene encoding orotate phosphoribosyltransferase, giving the protein MKAYQREFIEFALEKEVLKFGEFTLKSGRKSPYFFNAGLFNTGRDLARLGRFYAAALADSGIEFDVLFGPAYKGIPIATTTAVALADHHDVDTPYCFNRKEAKNHGEGGNLVGSALEGRIMLVDDVITAGTAIRESMEIIQANGADLAGVLVAIDRQEKGKGELSAIQEVERDFGCAIISIVSLTDLVTFLEEKGTDAAHLESVKAYRAQYGI; this is encoded by the coding sequence ATGAAAGCATATCAACGTGAATTTATTGAATTTGCACTCGAGAAAGAAGTACTTAAGTTTGGTGAGTTTACTTTAAAGTCTGGCCGTAAGAGCCCTTACTTCTTCAATGCTGGATTGTTTAATACAGGTCGTGACCTAGCACGCTTAGGTCGCTTTTACGCAGCAGCATTGGCTGATTCTGGCATTGAGTTCGATGTACTATTTGGCCCTGCATACAAGGGTATCCCAATTGCAACGACGACAGCGGTTGCACTGGCGGATCACCACGATGTAGACACGCCTTACTGCTTCAACCGCAAAGAAGCAAAAAACCACGGTGAAGGTGGCAACCTTGTCGGTAGCGCACTGGAAGGTCGCATCATGCTAGTCGATGACGTGATCACTGCAGGTACTGCGATTCGTGAGTCGATGGAAATCATCCAAGCTAACGGCGCTGACTTAGCGGGCGTGCTTGTTGCGATTGACCGCCAAGAGAAGGGCAAAGGCGAACTGTCTGCGATTCAAGAAGTTGAGCGTGACTTCGGTTGTGCGATTATCTCAATCGTTAGCCTGACTGACTTGGTGACTTTCCTTGAAGAGAAAGGCACCGACGCAGCACATCTAGAATCTGTAAAAGCCTACCGCGCTCAATACGGCATCTAA
- the cspE gene encoding transcription antiterminator/RNA stability regulator CspE: MSNKVNGVVKWFNEEKGFGFLTQDNGGADVFVHFRAIASEGFKTLKEGQQVSFEVEQGQKGLQAANVVAL, translated from the coding sequence ATGTCTAACAAAGTAAACGGCGTAGTAAAATGGTTTAACGAAGAGAAAGGCTTCGGTTTCCTAACTCAAGACAACGGCGGCGCTGACGTATTCGTACACTTCCGTGCAATCGCTTCTGAAGGTTTCAAGACTCTTAAAGAAGGCCAACAAGTGTCTTTCGAAGTAGAGCAAGGCCAAAAAGGTCTTCAAGCTGCAAACGTTGTAGCTCTATAA
- the gmk gene encoding guanylate kinase, with protein sequence MGKGTLYIVSAPSGAGKSSLISAMLETNPTYAMKVSVSHTTRGMRPGEENGVHYHFVEKHHFEDLITKGEFLEYAEVFGNYYGTSRVWIEENLNRGIDVFLDIDWQGARQIREQMPQAKSVFILPPSNGELERRLNVRGQDSDEVIAKRMSEAKSEISHYAEYDYVIVNDDFDAALMDFRAIIRAERLKEDKQAAKYSGMLTALLAE encoded by the coding sequence ATGGGCAAAGGTACTCTTTACATCGTATCTGCACCTAGTGGCGCAGGTAAGTCGAGCTTGATCTCAGCAATGCTAGAAACCAATCCAACCTACGCAATGAAGGTATCTGTTTCACACACCACTCGCGGTATGCGCCCTGGTGAAGAAAATGGTGTTCACTACCACTTCGTAGAGAAGCATCATTTTGAAGACCTTATTACTAAAGGTGAATTCCTAGAGTACGCTGAAGTGTTCGGCAACTACTACGGTACTTCACGCGTTTGGATTGAAGAAAACCTAAACCGCGGTATCGATGTATTCCTAGATATCGACTGGCAAGGTGCTCGTCAGATCCGTGAACAAATGCCTCAAGCGAAGAGTGTCTTCATTCTTCCACCATCAAATGGTGAACTAGAGCGTCGTTTGAATGTTCGCGGTCAAGACAGCGACGAAGTTATTGCGAAACGCATGAGCGAAGCAAAATCAGAGATTTCTCACTATGCAGAATATGATTATGTGATCGTGAATGATGACTTTGATGCAGCCCTAATGGACTTCAGAGCTATCATTCGTGCGGAGCGCTTAAAAGAAGATAAGCAAGCAGCGAAATACAGCGGCATGCTTACAGCACTACTGGCGGAATAA
- the rpoZ gene encoding DNA-directed RNA polymerase subunit omega: MARVTVQDAVEKVGNRFDLVLIAARRARQMQTGGKDSLVPEENDKPTVIALREIEEGLITKDVLDARERQEQQEQEAAELAAVSSIAHTR; the protein is encoded by the coding sequence ATGGCACGCGTAACTGTTCAAGACGCTGTTGAAAAAGTTGGCAACCGTTTCGACCTAGTTCTTATTGCGGCTCGCCGCGCACGTCAAATGCAAACTGGCGGCAAAGATTCACTAGTGCCTGAAGAAAACGATAAGCCAACGGTTATCGCTCTTCGCGAAATCGAAGAAGGTCTTATCACTAAAGACGTGCTAGATGCTCGTGAACGTCAAGAGCAACAAGAGCAAGAAGCGGCTGAACTTGCAGCAGTAAGCAGCATCGCTCACACTCGTTAA